TGATCCTTCCGTTGCCGATTCCGATTTGGAAGAGCGGCTTGGAATTTTTCAGGATGAAGAGGAGTCGGAGATCGTTGACGGAAAAGTTAGAAACCGGGGGGGAGGGGAATCCGAAAAACCCGATCTGAGCATGGAACGGCCTACGGTGACTTTCGAGGCCGTAGGGGGGATTGAGGGGGTCAAAGAAGAGATTCAAATGAAAATTATTCATCCCTTGGCCCATCCCGAGATTTACAAAGCTTATGGCAAGGCGGTTGGCGGGGGAATTCTCATGTACGGGCCCCCGGGGTGCGGAAAAACCCATCTGGCCCGTGCAACGGCAGGTGAGGTAAAGGCGGGGTTTATTTCAGTAGGCATCAACGATGTTTTAGATATGTGGCTCGGTCAGAGTGAACGAAATCTTCATGAAATTTTTGAACAGGCTAGAAATCACAAACCCTGCGTTCTTTTTTTCGATGAGGTGGACGCCCTGGGTGCGAGCCGATCGGACATGCGGCAGAGCGCAGGGCGGCAGCTGATTAACCAGTTTTTATCTGAACTTGATGGAATCAAAACAACGAATGATGGTGTGCTTATCCTTGCGGCCACCAACGTTCCCTGGCATTTGGATTCTGCCTTTCGCCGGCCGGGCCGGTTTGACCGGATTATTTTTGTTCCCCCACCCGACGCCCCAGCAAGGGAGACCATTTTGAGAATTCTTCTTAAAGGTAAACCGACTCAGGATATCGATCATCAGCACATTTCCAAGAAAACCGATGGTTTTTCCGGTGCGGATCTGAAAACCCTTGTGGATGTTTCCGTTGAAGGGAAGCTACAGCAAGCCATGAAAAAAGGAGTGCCGGAGCCTCTGACCACCAAGGATCTCCTTTCAGCCCTTAAAAAAAGAAAACCTTCAACAAAGGAATGGTTTTCTACGGCCCGTAACTATGCCCTGTATTCTAATCAGGGAGGATTTTATGATGAAATTCTTCCTTATCTCAATATCTAAATGAACCCAAACATCGAAAAAGGCCGCCTCCTGATTCAACAGTCCCGATACCCGCTTGCCGAGGAGGAGTTTCGAAAAGGGATTTCAAATGACCCCGAAGACCCTATCGCTCATGCCTTGTTGGCGGTTTCTCTTTCGAGGCAGAAAAAATATGATGAATCCGTACAGAATGCCAAGACAGCCATTGGCCTTGCCCCGGATTTGGGGTATTGCCATTATGTCCTGGCCAGCGTTTTGGATGACAAAGATCAAACACGGGAAGCGGAAACCGCCATCCGGGAAGCCATCCGGTTGGAACCCGATGATGCGGACTACCTCGCTCTGTTGGGAAGTCTGCTATTGCAACAGCGCCGATGGAAAGAAGCCCTTCAAGTGGTGGAAGAAGGACTCAGGGAGGATCCGGAGCATGTGGAGTGCGCCAATTTTCGTGCAATGGCCCTCAACAAATTGGGAAGAAAAGAGGAAGCCTCCGCGTCCATTGAGGGTGCTTTGGCAAGGGACCCCGACAACGCCTCCACCCATGCCCGGCGAGGGTGGATTCTTTTGGAACAGGGAGATCAAACCCAAGCACTGGAGAATTTCCGCGAAGCCCTTCGGATTAATCCCCAAATGGTTTGGGCCAGGGAGGGGATCGTGGAGGCCCTCAAAGCCCGGAACATCCTCTATCGCGTTTTATTAAAATATTTCTTCTGGATGTCCAATTTCAGCCCTAAAGTTCAGTGGGGGATCATAATTGGGGCTTTTTTTTTCATCCGCTTCCTTAGGGAGATGGGAAGGGAGAACCCAGATCTTGCTCCTTTTGTGTTTCCCTTGATGGGTGCCTATCTTTTATTTGTTCTCCTGACATGGGTGGCCGACTCTCTTTTCAACCTGTTGTTGCGTTTGGATCGCTTTGGAAGGCTTGCCCTCTCTTCCGAACAGCTGCTGGCCTCCAATTGGATTGGGGGATGTCTTTTTTCAGGATTTGCAGGAATCGGGGGTTGGTTATTGATGGAGAATATTTTATTACTTTTTGCCGGGGTAGGTTCGGGGCTCCTGATGATCCCTATTTCCGGTATTTTTCGAGCCAATCAAGGAAAAGGGCGAAATTTCCTGATTGCTTATACCATTGGATTAGCAGGGTTTGGAATGATCTCTCTTGGGCTGGGTCTATCGGGATTTCAGTCCGCTTCGGTGCTGGGGATTTTGTTTTTTGCGGGATGTGTATTATCCACCTGGATTTCAAATGCAGTGATTCTTCGCAGCTAAATGTTTTTTATCCTTGACCACTGTTATTGCGTGGTTTTTCAAACCCTCCGAAATATTCCCGAGCTTCTTCCTTCTGGTCACCACCCAATCTAAATTTCCTCCACCTGGGGAAACAGAAACGGTTTCATCACAGAGATTGAAATTTTTCCTCCAAGATGTTA
This genomic stretch from Nitrospiria bacterium harbors:
- a CDS encoding AAA family ATPase, whose amino-acid sequence is MPAPDSIIAALREAVRVSPNSLDLRRNYGDMLLGYGKAEDAETEYREALSLFPQDPQLKVGLASAFYQQGKYTASLVMVEDLMKSSQPPARGCLLYVRLLVQDSKIEEAVIQYKKAVKIDPSVADSDLEERLGIFQDEEESEIVDGKVRNRGGGESEKPDLSMERPTVTFEAVGGIEGVKEEIQMKIIHPLAHPEIYKAYGKAVGGGILMYGPPGCGKTHLARATAGEVKAGFISVGINDVLDMWLGQSERNLHEIFEQARNHKPCVLFFDEVDALGASRSDMRQSAGRQLINQFLSELDGIKTTNDGVLILAATNVPWHLDSAFRRPGRFDRIIFVPPPDAPARETILRILLKGKPTQDIDHQHISKKTDGFSGADLKTLVDVSVEGKLQQAMKKGVPEPLTTKDLLSALKKRKPSTKEWFSTARNYALYSNQGGFYDEILPYLNI
- a CDS encoding tetratricopeptide repeat protein: MNPNIEKGRLLIQQSRYPLAEEEFRKGISNDPEDPIAHALLAVSLSRQKKYDESVQNAKTAIGLAPDLGYCHYVLASVLDDKDQTREAETAIREAIRLEPDDADYLALLGSLLLQQRRWKEALQVVEEGLREDPEHVECANFRAMALNKLGRKEEASASIEGALARDPDNASTHARRGWILLEQGDQTQALENFREALRINPQMVWAREGIVEALKARNILYRVLLKYFFWMSNFSPKVQWGIIIGAFFFIRFLREMGRENPDLAPFVFPLMGAYLLFVLLTWVADSLFNLLLRLDRFGRLALSSEQLLASNWIGGCLFSGFAGIGGWLLMENILLLFAGVGSGLLMIPISGIFRANQGKGRNFLIAYTIGLAGFGMISLGLGLSGFQSASVLGILFFAGCVLSTWISNAVILRS